The Marivirga salinae DNA window AATAATAAAAAACAAGTACAAAGCCAAAAGTAATACAAATCCAATACCCTCATAATCATTCACATACCCTTCCTGAACTAAGAAATATAATAATAAAGAACAGCCCATGGTCATAGGCCAATCAATTTTTATGGAATCAGAATTAACAGGAATGGGTGCTATTAGAGCAGTAACTCCTAATACTAGTGCGAGATTACAAATATTAGAACCAATCACATTCCCCATTGTAATGTCTGGACTTCCAGCAAGTGCTGCCTGAATACTAATCAATAACTCAGGAGCAGAAGTACCAAAAGCCACAATAGTAACTCCAACCACTAAAGGGGACATTTTTAATCTTAAAGCAATTCTTGAAGCACCTCTAACCAATAACTCTCCTCCTAAAATAAGTACCGCCAAACCAACTATGAGCAATATGGTGTTAGATAGAGGCATAAATTAACGAGTGTGTTTTTGTCCGTAGCTTAAATCTCCGGCATCGCCTAACCCTGGTAAAATATAAGCATTTTCATCAAGCTCTCTATCTAAGGAACCTAAATATATGTCATAATTTCCTGTGAGATTATCATTTATAAACTGTACCCCTTCCGGTGTGCCTATGGCTGCTGCAATGATAATTAATTCAGGTTTAGCAATTTGCCTTATATGTTCAATAGCTTTGATTAATGATTGACCAGTAGCTAACATTGGATCAGCCAAAATTAAAGTTCTACCTTCCAATGGAGGTAGCGCTTCATAACCCATTTCAATAGTGAAATTAGTTTCGTCTGTGTGTTTCCTATAAGCTCCTATAAAGCCCGAATCTGAATGATCGAATATATTAAGAAACCCTTGATGAAATGGTAATCCTGCTCTTAAAACACTCACTAAAACAGGGAAATCATGCATTAAGGCAACAGATGTCTTTTCTAGAGGTGTTTGAATATCTCTATTTTGATAGTAAAGAGATTTTGAGATTTCATAAGCTAATAATTCAGCTATCCTCTCAAGGTTTCTCCTGAACCTATAGCGATCTTTTTGAATATCGATTTCTCTCAATTCCGCTAAAAAATGGTTTGCAATGCTATTTTCTTTATTTAAAATATACATTTATGGTAGTAGGTTGACATTATTTGGAGTCAAAACCTAAATATAATTTTATTTTTTAAGAAAAAAATTAAAAAATGGAAATATCCGGTTCAGAAGTTCAATTCTACTCTTAAAAGATTTTAACTTTGCACCAATGATAGATTACAAACTACTACAGCAACTATGCAGTATTCATGCTCCTTCAGGAGAAGAATATATGGTGAAAAACTTCCTGCTCAACTATATTAAGAAAAATCAATCCGATTGGAAAGTACAACCAAAGCTTCATCACGGTGAGGATTTCCAAGATTGTCTTGTACTGGTTTTTGGAGAACCAACAACAGCAGTTTTTGCTCATATGGATTCGGTAGGTTTTACTGTTCGTTATGAAAATCAACTTATACCAATCGGTGGGCCGGAAGCTAAAAATGGTTATAAATTAAAAGGAGAGGATTCATTGGGTCCTATCGCATGCGATTTAGAACTGAATGAAGAAAATCAAACCTTTTATAAATTTGGAAGAGGAATCGATAGAGGAGCTAGCCTAACTTTTGAATGTGATTTTAGAGAAACTGAAGAACACATCCAATCATGCTATTTAGATAACAGATTAGGTGTTTTCAATTGTCTTAAACTAGCAGAAACCTTAGAAAACGGCATGATCGTTTTTTCTGCTTATGAAGAACACGGAGGTGGAACAGTGCCCTTTTTGGCAAAATTTATGGTTGAGCAATATGGTATTCACCAAGCCTTAATTTCAGACATCACTTGGGTAACTGAGGGAGTTAAACATGGAAAAGGAGTAGCCATTTCAATGAGAGACCGTAATGTCCCTAGACAATCATTTGTTCAAATGATTCAAAATATGGCGGATAATTCAGGAATTCCTTATCAACTGGAAGTAGAAGCAAGCGGAGGAAGTGACGGTAGAGAATTACAAGATTCCCCCTACCCTATCGACTGGTGTTTCATTGGGGCACCAGAAGATAATGTCCATTCTCCAGATGAAAAGGTCCATAAAAAAGATATTGAGGCTATGGTGGCTATGTACAAATTCTTAATGAGTGAATTATAAAAATGATCAAGATTATAGATAAGGAATTTATTCCATACATATCAGCTGAAGAAATCAACAGCAGAATAAAGGAGCTTGGAACCGAAATCAGTAAGTCTTATAAAGATGAAAAACCACTCTTGGTAAGTGTGCTAAATGGTTCTTTTATGTTTACAGCTGATTTAATACGGACAATTGATACTGCTGTGGAGGTAACTTTTATTCGAGTAGCATCATATGAAGCTTTAAAAACTACAGGAAAAGTTCGGGAGATATTGGGGCTGAAAGAGAACGTATTTGGAAGAGATATTTTAATTTTAGAAGATATAGTTGATACAGGCACTACTTTAGAGCATCTGATGAATGCCTTTAAAGATTTAGGTACGAAATCCATTAAAGTAGCCACTTTATTGCATAAACCTGATGCCCAAGAAAAAGCCGACAAGCCTGATTTTGTAGGTTTTGAAATTCCTAATAAATTCGTTGTGGGATACGGACTAGATTATGAAGGATGGGGAAGAGAACTTAAGGAAATCTATCAATTAAGATAAATGTAACAATTTTAAACATAAATCTTTTATATTTGATTTTCATTTATACCAAAACCAACAATTAATTTCAAGAAATTTTATTGTTAGGTACTGGTTATAAAACAGTTATAAATTTTATTGGAGTAATTGCCTAATAGGCTCTATTTAAATTACAATCATGTTGAATATTATATTATTTGGCCCTCCCGGAGCGGGA harbors:
- a CDS encoding M20/M25/M40 family metallo-hydrolase; amino-acid sequence: MIDYKLLQQLCSIHAPSGEEYMVKNFLLNYIKKNQSDWKVQPKLHHGEDFQDCLVLVFGEPTTAVFAHMDSVGFTVRYENQLIPIGGPEAKNGYKLKGEDSLGPIACDLELNEENQTFYKFGRGIDRGASLTFECDFRETEEHIQSCYLDNRLGVFNCLKLAETLENGMIVFSAYEEHGGGTVPFLAKFMVEQYGIHQALISDITWVTEGVKHGKGVAISMRDRNVPRQSFVQMIQNMADNSGIPYQLEVEASGGSDGRELQDSPYPIDWCFIGAPEDNVHSPDEKVHKKDIEAMVAMYKFLMSEL
- the upp gene encoding uracil phosphoribosyltransferase — encoded protein: MYILNKENSIANHFLAELREIDIQKDRYRFRRNLERIAELLAYEISKSLYYQNRDIQTPLEKTSVALMHDFPVLVSVLRAGLPFHQGFLNIFDHSDSGFIGAYRKHTDETNFTIEMGYEALPPLEGRTLILADPMLATGQSLIKAIEHIRQIAKPELIIIAAAIGTPEGVQFINDNLTGNYDIYLGSLDRELDENAYILPGLGDAGDLSYGQKHTR
- the hpt gene encoding hypoxanthine phosphoribosyltransferase — translated: MIKIIDKEFIPYISAEEINSRIKELGTEISKSYKDEKPLLVSVLNGSFMFTADLIRTIDTAVEVTFIRVASYEALKTTGKVREILGLKENVFGRDILILEDIVDTGTTLEHLMNAFKDLGTKSIKVATLLHKPDAQEKADKPDFVGFEIPNKFVVGYGLDYEGWGRELKEIYQLR